A window of Actinomadura viridis genomic DNA:
TTCCACACCGAGCACATGGCCCCGGCGGTCGACGCCCTGCGCCGGCTCGCGCCGGGCGCCCCGGTCGCCGACCCGCGCACCACGCTCCTGCAGAACCGCGACGGCGCCGTCGTCGAGTCCGGCGCCGAGTTCCTGGCACGCCTGGTGGACCAGGTGAGCGCGCCGGTCCGCTGGGACGCGTGCATGGAGACCATGCGCGGGCTGGGCGTCACCGCGATCATCGAACTGCCCCCCGCGGGCACCCTCGTCGGCCTGGCCCGCCGCGAGCTCAAGGGCGTCGCGACGCTCGCCCTCAAGACCCCCGACGACCTGGCCAAGGCGCACGAACTGATCAAGGGAGCGTCATGACCGAGCGAAGCGAGGACATGAGCGCTGACGCGGTTGCGGGGGGTGTGGGGGGTCGCCCCCCACAAGGACAGAGCATGACCGAGCGCAGCGAGGACATGAACGCTGAAGCCCCTGCGGGGGGTATGGGGGGTCTGCGCATTCCGGAGGTGGCCGGCGGGGCCCGCATCCTGGCGTTCGGCGACTACCAGCCGGCCCGCGTCGTCACCAACGACGAGATCGCCCAGAAGGTCGACACCGACGACGCCTGGATCCGGTCCCGGGTCGGCATCGCCGAGCGGCGGATCGCCGGGCCCGAGGAGGGCATCGTCGAGATGGCCGTCCAGGCCGGCGGCAAGGCGCTGGCCGGCAGCGGGCTGGCGCCCGAGGACATCGACCTGGTGATCGTGGCCACCTGCTCGGCCGAGTCGCCGATGCCCAGCCACGCCGGCATCGTCGCGCACCGGCTCGGCATCGGCGCGCCCGGGGCGTTCGACCTCAACGCGGCCTGCGCCGGGTTCTGCTACGCGCTGGGCACCGCGAGCTCGGCCATCCGCGGCGGCAGCGCCCGCAACGTGCTGGTCATCGGCGCGGAGAAGATGTCGCAGTGGATCGACTGGACCGACCGGTCCACCTGCATCATCTTCGCCGACGGCGCGGGGGCGGCGGTGGTCACCGCCAGCGACTCGCCCGGCATCGGCCCGGTGGTGTGGGGCAGCAACGGCGAGCTGGCCGACAAGATCGTCATCGAGGACCGCAACTCGTTCATCCGGCAGGAGGGCCAGTCGGTGTTCCGCTGGGCCACCAGCGCGATCGCGCCGGTGGCGCTGGAGGCGTGCGAGCGTGCCGGGGTCGCCCCCGCGGACCTGGCCGCCGTCGTGCCGCACCAGGCCAACCTGCGGATCATCGACGCCATCGCGCGCCGCATCAAGGCGCCCAACGCCGTGGTGGCCGACGACATCGTCCGCTCCGGCAACACCTCGGGAGCGTCCATTCCGCTGGCGCTCTCCCGCATGATCGAACGCGGCGACGTCCCGTCCGGCGCACCGGCCCTCCTGATCGGGTTCGGTGCCGGACTGGCCTACGCTGCCCAAGTCATCCAGATCCCGTAAGGCACGCGCCGCCAGGCACGCGCCCGCCCGGGACTGGTGCCCCGACCCGAGAAGGAGAGAGCAGGACATGGCAGTTGCAGCGAGCGAGCAGGAGATCCTCGAGGGTCTCGCCGACATCATCGACGAGATCGTCGGCGTCAACAAGGACGAGGTGACCCCCGAGAAGAACTTCATCGACGACCTCGACATCGACTCGCTGTCGATGGTGGAGATCGCGGTGGCCGCGCAGGACAAGTTCGGTGTGGAGATCCCCGACGACGAGCTGCGCAACCTGAAGACGGTCAAGGACGTCATCAACTTCGTCCAGAACCTTCAGGCGTAAGCGCCGGAGCGGCGCGCCGTCCCCCCACGCCTCCCCCGCCCCCGGGGGAGGCGTCCTGGGGACGGCGCGCCGCGGCCCCATTTCCCCAGTTTGCGAGGAGCAGTCACAGATGAGCACAAGCCAGACCAACGTCGTCGTGACCGGGCTGGGTGCGACCACACCTCTCGGCGGTGACTGGCCGTCCACCTGGTCCGCGCTGCTCGCCGGGAAGTCCGGGGTGCGCAGGTTGGACTGGGAGGACATCGAGGATCTGCCCGTCCGGTTCGCCGCCACGCTGGCGGTCGACCCGTCCGAGATGCTCCCCAAGCAGCAGCTGCGGCGGCTGGACCGCAGCCAGGCGATCGCGCTGATCTCCGCCCGGGAGGCCTGGCGGGACGCCGGTTTCGCGCCGCGCGCCCGGTCGCGCAAGGACGACGAGCCGGCCGAGGGCGACGTGGTGGACGGCGACCGGCTCGGAGTCGTGGTGTCCAGCGGCATCGGGGGCCTGCACACCGCGCTCAGCAGCTATGACGTCTACAAGGAGAAGGGCTGGTCGAGGGTCTCGCCCTTCACCGTCCCGATGCTGATGCCCAACGGCTCCTCCGGGCACGTGGGCATCGAGTTCGGCGCGATGGCCGGTTCGCACGCCATGGTGAGCGCCTGCGCGTCCAGCGCCGAGGCGGTCGGCTACGCCATCGACATGATCCGGGCGGGCCGCGCCGACGTCGTGATCTGCGGCGGCACGGAGGCGTGCATCCACCCGTTGCAGATGGCCTCGTTCGGCTCCATGCGGGCCCTGTCGACCCGCAACGAGGAGCCCGAGCGCGCCTCCCGCCCGTACGACAAGAACCGCGACGGCTTCGTGCTCGGCGAGGGTTCCGCCACCATGATCCTGGAGTCGGAGGAGCACGCCCGCGCCCGCGGCGCCCGGATCTACGGGATCGCCGCCGGCTGCGGCTACTCCGGCGACGCGCACGACATCGTCCAGCCGGACCCGACCGGAAGCGGGCAGGCCAAGGCCATGCGCCGGGCCATGCTGGACGCCGGCCTGGAGCCCGCCGACATCGCCCACGTCAACGCGCACGCGACCTCCACGCCCCTGGGCGACGTCGCCGAGCTGGCCTCGCTCAAGGTCGCGCTCGGCACGGAGGCCGCCGCGGGCTTGATCGTGACGGCGACCAAGTCCATGACCGGCCACCTGCTCGGCGGCGCCGGTGCACTGGAGTCGGTGATCACCGTGGTGTCCCTGTACGAGGGCGTGGTGCCCCCCACCGCCAACCTCGAGGACCCCGACGACGAGGTCGACCTCGACATCGTCCGCGGCGAACCCCGCAAGCTCCCCGACGGTCCGCTCGCCGCCCTCAACAACTCGTTCGGCTTCGGCGGCCACAACGTGTCGGTCGCCTTCCGCCGCGCCTGACCGAGGAGCCGGCCGTGACCGTTCTCGACAACCGGGTGCCCGCACCGGCCTCAGGCCGGCGGGAGGAGACCGGCCCGCGGCATCCGCGGGCCCGGCTCTCCGCCCTCTTCGACGAGGGTTCGCTCCGTCCGCTCGGCGACGAGGACGACGGCAGCGGCGTACTGGCCGGGCTCGGACGGATCGAGGGCCTGCCCGTGGTGGCGTTCGCCTCCGACCCGCGGGTCCAGGGCGGCGCCATGGGCACGGCCGGCTGCGAGGCGATCGTGGCCGCCTACGACCACGCCGTCCGGGAGCGGCTGCCCATCGTCGGGCTCTGGCATTCGGGCGGCGCCCGGCTGGCCGAGGGCGTGGAGTCGCTGCACGCGGTCGGGACGGTCTTCCAGGCGATGACGCGGGCGTCCGGTGTCGTCCCGCAGATCTCGGTGGTGCTCGGCGCCGCGGCCGGCGGCGCCGCCTACGGGCCCGCGCTCACCGACATCGTCATCCTCTCCGAGCAGGGCAAGATCTTCGTGACCGGCCCGGACGTGGTCCGGTCGGTGACCGGCGAGGACATCGACATGGCCTCGCTGGGCGGCACCGAGCCGCACTCCCGCAGGTCCGGTGTCGTCCACGTCGTCGCCGCGGACGACGCCGAGGCCATCGCGCAGGGGCGCAGGATCGCGGTGCTGCTGGGCCATCAGGGGCGGCTCCGCCCGGCCGAGGTCGAGGAGCGCGACTTCTCCGCCCTGCTGCCGGCGAGCGCCCGCCGCGCCTACAGCGTGCACCCGCTGGTCAAGGGCATGGTCGACGACGAGGAGCAGTACGTCGAGCTGCACCCCAGGTGGGCGCCCAACATCGTCACCGCGCTGGGGCGGCTCGGCGGCCGTACGGTCGGCGTCATCGCCAACAACCCGCTCCGCCTCGGCGGCTGCCTGGACTCCACCTCGGCGGAGAAGGCCGCGCGGTTCGTCCGGATGTGCGACGCGTTCGGCGTGCCGCTGGTCGTCCTGGTGGACGTTCCCGGTTACCTGCCGGGCGTCGGCCAGGAGCACGGGGGCGTCGTCCGCCGCGGCGCCAAGCTGCTGCACGCCTTCGGCGCCGCCACCGTGCCGCGGGTCACGCTGGTGACGCGCAAGGCCTACGGCGGCGCGTACATCGCGATGAACTCGCGTTCGCTCGGTGCCACCAGGGTCTTCGCCTGGCCGACGGCCGAGCTGGCGGTCATGGGCGCGGTCGCCGCGGTCCGCGTCCTGCACCGCCGCAGGCTCGCCGCGGTGCCGGAGGAGGAGCGCCCGGCCCTGGAGGCCGAGCTGGCCGCCGAGCACGAGAAGATCGCCGGTGGCCTGGACCGTGCCCGCGACCTGGGGGTCGTGGACGAGGTCATCACGCCGGCCGGGACCCGCGGCGCCATCGCCCGGGCCATCGCGCAGGCCGTCCCGGCGCGCGGCACCCACGGCAACATCCCGCTCTGACCCGTCCGGGGCCTGCCGGCCCCGCTGACCACCGGCCTCGCTGACCGCCGGCCCCGCCGACCACGGAGTGGGACGATCGCGGGCGGCACGGACGGTCCCGGGGCGCGGCCGTCGGGCGCGCGGCCCCCGAGGGCCACGCGCCTTCACGGCGAGGTGGGTCAGACCGCCGCGTGAAGCCAGCGGACGGGGGCGCCGTCCCCGGCCCGGCGGAAGGGCTCCAGCTCGTTGTCCCAGGGCGTGCCGAGGAGCCGGTCCAGCTCGTGCTCGAGCGTGGCCTTGCCCACCGCGGCGTTGGCCATGGCCGCCCGCAGCCGGTCCTCGGGGACCATGATGTCGCCGCTGGCGCCGATCACCCCCGTGAACACCCCCAGGGAGGGGGTGAAGCTGTAACGGATCCCGTCACAGCCGGCGGTGGCGTCCTCGGTGACCTCGAAGCGCAGGAGCTTCCAGTTGCGCAGCGCGGAGGTGATCCCGGCGGCGGTACCGGGCTTGCCCTCCCAATGCAGCTCGGCGCGCAGGGTCCCTGGCGCGGCCGCCTGATCGGCCCACTCAAGGGAAACGGGCACACCGAGAACACCTGCGGCGGCCCATTCGATGTGCGGGCTCAGCGCAGGTGGCGCGGAGTGGACGTAAAAAACGCCACGTGCGGTCACCGGACCTCCTGGATCTGTACTGAGGCTCGTCTTCCCCTACGGCCTCGTACGCACCAAGACGGCGTCCGCGTCCCTCATTCTGCATCATCGGCACGGGTCGCACCACCGCGCGACGGCTGTTCGCCGCTACCTCGACCACGGGACGTGCCCCGTCCATCACGGTGACGGTACGCGGAAACACCCCGCCGGCGGGCGGAGAACGCGGAAAGAAGAACGCGACGACCCCGCTCGCGGGCCTCTGCAGAAACCCCCGTCTGCCGCGACCCGGCGAGCGGTGGTCAGTCGGTCGTCGCGATTGAGAAGGTACGAGGGGCGCGGTCCCGGGGGCGAGGGACTCCGGTCCCGCCGGCACCGGGTGGGACGCGTCCAAGGTCGCCGTCGCCGGGCTCGGCCGTGCTCCTGGCCCGGCCGTGCTCCCGGGTCGGCCGTGCTCGTGGCTCAGCCGTGTCCCCGGTCCGCGGGCCCCGTCTCCACCGGGCCCCGTTCCGTCCGGCCCCTCTC
This region includes:
- a CDS encoding beta-ketoacyl-[acyl-carrier-protein] synthase family protein, with the translated sequence MSTSQTNVVVTGLGATTPLGGDWPSTWSALLAGKSGVRRLDWEDIEDLPVRFAATLAVDPSEMLPKQQLRRLDRSQAIALISAREAWRDAGFAPRARSRKDDEPAEGDVVDGDRLGVVVSSGIGGLHTALSSYDVYKEKGWSRVSPFTVPMLMPNGSSGHVGIEFGAMAGSHAMVSACASSAEAVGYAIDMIRAGRADVVICGGTEACIHPLQMASFGSMRALSTRNEEPERASRPYDKNRDGFVLGEGSATMILESEEHARARGARIYGIAAGCGYSGDAHDIVQPDPTGSGQAKAMRRAMLDAGLEPADIAHVNAHATSTPLGDVAELASLKVALGTEAAAGLIVTATKSMTGHLLGGAGALESVITVVSLYEGVVPPTANLEDPDDEVDLDIVRGEPRKLPDGPLAALNNSFGFGGHNVSVAFRRA
- a CDS encoding beta-ketoacyl-ACP synthase III, which encodes MGGLRIPEVAGGARILAFGDYQPARVVTNDEIAQKVDTDDAWIRSRVGIAERRIAGPEEGIVEMAVQAGGKALAGSGLAPEDIDLVIVATCSAESPMPSHAGIVAHRLGIGAPGAFDLNAACAGFCYALGTASSAIRGGSARNVLVIGAEKMSQWIDWTDRSTCIIFADGAGAAVVTASDSPGIGPVVWGSNGELADKIVIEDRNSFIRQEGQSVFRWATSAIAPVALEACERAGVAPADLAAVVPHQANLRIIDAIARRIKAPNAVVADDIVRSGNTSGASIPLALSRMIERGDVPSGAPALLIGFGAGLAYAAQVIQIP
- a CDS encoding DUF3145 domain-containing protein, whose protein sequence is MTARGVFYVHSAPPALSPHIEWAAAGVLGVPVSLEWADQAAAPGTLRAELHWEGKPGTAAGITSALRNWKLLRFEVTEDATAGCDGIRYSFTPSLGVFTGVIGASGDIMVPEDRLRAAMANAAVGKATLEHELDRLLGTPWDNELEPFRRAGDGAPVRWLHAAV
- a CDS encoding carboxyl transferase domain-containing protein, translated to MTVLDNRVPAPASGRREETGPRHPRARLSALFDEGSLRPLGDEDDGSGVLAGLGRIEGLPVVAFASDPRVQGGAMGTAGCEAIVAAYDHAVRERLPIVGLWHSGGARLAEGVESLHAVGTVFQAMTRASGVVPQISVVLGAAAGGAAYGPALTDIVILSEQGKIFVTGPDVVRSVTGEDIDMASLGGTEPHSRRSGVVHVVAADDAEAIAQGRRIAVLLGHQGRLRPAEVEERDFSALLPASARRAYSVHPLVKGMVDDEEQYVELHPRWAPNIVTALGRLGGRTVGVIANNPLRLGGCLDSTSAEKAARFVRMCDAFGVPLVVLVDVPGYLPGVGQEHGGVVRRGAKLLHAFGAATVPRVTLVTRKAYGGAYIAMNSRSLGATRVFAWPTAELAVMGAVAAVRVLHRRRLAAVPEEERPALEAELAAEHEKIAGGLDRARDLGVVDEVITPAGTRGAIARAIAQAVPARGTHGNIPL
- a CDS encoding acyl carrier protein encodes the protein MAVAASEQEILEGLADIIDEIVGVNKDEVTPEKNFIDDLDIDSLSMVEIAVAAQDKFGVEIPDDELRNLKTVKDVINFVQNLQA